One genomic window of Arachis stenosperma cultivar V10309 chromosome 10, arast.V10309.gnm1.PFL2, whole genome shotgun sequence includes the following:
- the LOC130954396 gene encoding chlorophyll a-b binding protein CP26, chloroplastic-like: MASIGVSEMLGNPIKLSGATRSAPSASSPATFETVALFGKKKAAPPPPSKKAATAITPANDELAKWYGPDRRIFLPEGLLD; encoded by the exons ATGGCTTCAATTGGGGTGTCAGAGATGCTTGGAAACCCCATCAAGTTGAGTGGTGCAACAAGGTCAGCACCATCAGCTTCTAGCCCTGCCACCTTCGAGACTGTGGCTCTCTTTGGTAAGAAGAAGGCAGCACCACCTCCTCCTTCAAAGAAAGCTGCTACTGCTATCACTCCTGCCAATGATGAACTCGCCAAGTGGTATG GTCCTGACAGAAGGATCTTCTTGCCAGAGGGTCTCTTGGACTAA